TTACAAAACCGTCTTTGCGCTGAATCACAGCAAACCACCGAGGATAGCTCTTCTatctaggaaaataaaattggaaaaggGAAACACATTTGAAGGGCACTTctctaaaaaaaagaagagagcttTCACGTGCCCCCAGCCAGTTTTGCCTGCCTGTAGGTATCAAAGGGCAGAAGCACTCCAAGCAGGGGTGCACAGGGAGCGAGCTCGCTTGGCGGGGTGGGATGCAGCAGTTAAGAGATGCTAGGTGCACACCATATTGTTCAAAGGCTGGTGGTTGTTTTTAAGAGGACTGGAAAGCTGCTTTTGAATCTCAGCCTCCAGCCCACGGCACGTACTCGCAGCacttaattaaaaagcagcaacGCGCAAGCTAAAACAGCAGCTGTTATGTATTTCTTCTGACTCCAAAGCCTTGCCAAGATGGTGCCTGCTAGAGCTGTCGGGAGACGGATGAGATGAGATGATCTTCTGGGTTTGGAACTTCTGTGAGGCACAGGCTGGACGACCTTATCTGCCGCAGCTAAGAGCAGGGGGCAGTTGTGCTTCCCCTCCAAATGAATGATGACGTTATCCTGGCTTATCCTCACACATTTTGCAGACCCGAGTCTACAGCGGGTTGATGTTCAGCATCACCAGCACACAGAGGTGCACCTCCCTTAAAAACGGCACCAAAAGCTTCCAGGACTTCATCTCTGGCTTAGGGGCCGCTTCGTAAAACAGGGTTTTAGTCCGGTGTTAGATGAATTTGACCAGACAGCACTCTCAGTCAGCATCGATACAGCAAACTTGTTATCTCATCAATATCTGTCATTGCCTAACTCAGCTGAGCTCGCCGTAATGGAAGCGCCATCCATTTGAAATCCCAAAGGTAGGCATCAGTTTTGGATCAATGCTCTCAGAATCTCCATTAACTCTTATGATGCCAGTGATGTTTCAGATCTATTCTGGGTTAATTTCTTCATCCCAGGATAAGTCCACAAAAGGCCTTCACTTCACTTTGAGAGACTCTCTTATGGTACTACAAGAGTGGTGGCAGGATGGGCCCAGCATCTCCAGAAGCGACGTGGTTCCAAGGAAACCCTCTGTCCTACAGCTCTCCCATCCCATTTCACCATTCTGTCCTTCTCTTCTAGCTTCTCCTCGGGGACTACCGTCCATCCCCACTCCTTAATCTCAAGCCAGGATGCTCccccacagcagagccccagctaGCAATGCCGTATGCGTCCTGTCCACTGCCTCAAAATCAGAGCCCGGGCAGGCTCTGAGATAAAAGGCACGGCATGTTGCCTGTCACCCAGTCCTGAACAGGAGACCAACACACCTTTTGCTACATGAAACGTCTCTGCCCGTCCCAGGGGTATCAGAAGtactcttcctctcttctcttccgcaGCAAGCGGTATTTTAAACGAGGCCACTAGAACTACATCAATTCAAGAGTTCAAAATAGCAACGTAAAATTCCACCCAAAGATGCTAAAAGAGACATCTCTACCATTTCCTAATACTGTTCTTTAACAGGCGCCGTAAAGAAAATTATTACATCTAATGATTTATTAGTGAATGAAATCAGCCAATTAGTCAGCCAACGACTGATTTTCAAAGGGATCGCACACAGAACAATTTAATATAATGCGAGATAATAGACACGTCCCGAGCCGAATCACTGAATGATGTCGCTAACCGCCTGTCAGAGATATCAGATATTTACAGCAGAATAAGGCTCCACATCAGATAAAGTCAAATACATCCTCTATATCTAAGGATATAGAAATATGGAAAGGAATCTCTCCAGCTACATTTCAAGTCCAGGCAATTTACATAACTCCGGAGAAAAGGCTTTGCGTGGTGCCAGACCTCTTCTCAAAAGCCGCCCACCCATGCTGCTGGCGTGTGGGAGACCCTCTGGACCAAGCACAGGGTGGCTGCTACCCAGCCTGAGAAAGCCAAAATATAGTGGGGAACTGTCAATGTGCTGGTGGTGACACTCCGACAAACCTCCATCGGTGTGAGAAGCtccgcaaagagcagcaaaaTATATAGATTTCAAGGTTTCATCCCAAACCTGCACAATAATAATCCATTACCAATATGTCAAGAAGGAAAATATGGCACGGATCCCACAGGCCGGATAATGTTTTAAAGACAAAACCACCTATAGATATCCAGTAAATCGGGTAACCTAAACTAAAGGTACCTTTAAAATCCTTTTGTCTGCATGTTGCCATTAAATATGTCAGACCCACACAAGTATTTGTGCTGTCCTAGAATTGATGGCTTCATGTTGCAGGCTCCTTCATGCAGCTGGTATCGAAAGATGCATTTTTGATAAAACggtaaaaagcaaataaacaaacctaCAACTCAATTCAATTTATATCTGTCTTTGTGAAATCATTTTCAATTTAATGTAACTGTGCACAGTTATGATCTATGATCTATGCAGTTCTACCCAAAATTACAAAAGCTCCTTATATTCCCAAGCCATTCAAGTGAGTATGAGCTCTGCACTAAGGAATGAAGCTCacgttttgtttgctttgatatCAGTTTGCCCTTAGACGGTATTTAATACAGCTGGTGTTCCTGTTCCTTATGAGTAAGGCTGCAAACTACAGCTCAGAAACGGAGCGAGACAGGCTTTGGAGATCCAGTTGCAGGATGAGAGCCCAATAATGGGCATCCACAAGCGACCTTAGCATTTTTCTGAGCATCTGCAATAGTCTACATGTGCGGCGCCTGTATCAGTTACTCCATGGATATATACAATACCCCTCCCGAATGAAGAAACCAAGAAGGGTGTTAGAAGACATCTAATATGGCTATACTTTTCCAAAATTGGTCAAATTAATGTGCACTCAGGAGACCAACAGTGTTTGGGTTGAGGAGACCTCCATCCTGCTGACAGTGACCTCTAATACATCTTGGAACTGGCGAGATGCTTCAGAACACTAACACTGTGCGGGGATttcagagaggaagagagaggatttAAGATCCAGTTGACTGGGCCCCAATCTCAAGCAACGTAGCGACTGCAACCCGGTGAAACCACTGTAAAGAGGTTCAATCAAAAAGTAAACTCCTCTCCCGTAATtctgcagcgccagcctgcggGAGATGACTCAAACAAATCCGGATTCATTCTTTGAGGCTACAAGCTTGGATGATAAAGGCAACTGCTAAGGAGTAATGGCATCTATGTGCTTCTGGTTTACTATCACAGTATAGTCTGTTAAAATCAGAGCTACGTAACACTAAACTGTACGCAAAAAGCAGTCTCCCTGGGTTAGCCGTTCTGGCTAATCAGCATTGCTGTTTCGCACGAATGCAAAGCCCAGGCTGGGACTCTGCATTTGCCGTGTCCCAGCAGGGACACAACCGGGGACGAGGGCTTGGGACCCTCCCGACGCCATGCAGGGGACGGGGCACAAGCCATCAGACAGGGCCGGGGTGCAACTCACATCCCAGCACACTGCCGCCATCCCCGCCAGCCACTGTCTGGTGCCAGCCGGGCTCCTGCTCCATGTTCTCCCTGCCCCACGGGCCACAGTCCTGTCCAGTCTCCTGCTGAGGGCAGGGCGCCATTTCCCCCCTGTacccttctcctttcttcctgaaaGGAAGGTGTCACTGCCTCCCTGTACACCCCTCCTGCTCTCTACCTGAGGGGAAGGCGCCATCTCCCTGCACTCTCTCCTGCTCTCTACCTGAGCGTACATTTCCCTGTACCCTCTCCCTGTCTCTATCTGAGGGGAACACACCATTTCCCTGTAACCCCTCCCGGTTTCTACCTGAGAGGAAGGCACCATTTCCCCACTCCGTACCCCTTTCCCAGCCTCCACACGAGGGGAAGGCAccatttccccccacctcccgtACCCTCTCCAGGTCTCTACCCGAGGGGAAGGCGCCATTCCCCCaggcctccctcctccccgtccCACGGGCACAGCCGCGGCCCCAGAGGCCCTGCCGCCGGCCGTTCGGGACAGGAGAGCTCCGGGcgcggcgcggggagggcggACCGAGGCGCcggagcggcgcggggcgggccgAGGCGGAGCGGCGGATCCAGGCCGCGCTCCCGGCGGCGAGGCGGAAGGGGGCGAGCGCCGGCCCGGACGGGAGCTGTCGCCTCCTTGGGAGCGGCCGCCGCTCGGCAAGCCCCCGCCGGGCATgccaccgcccggccccggcgaggCGGCCGCCCGCGtcagggaggcggcggggagggaccCGCTGGCCGCCGACCTGCGGTGCAGCCTCTTCGCCGCCGCGCTGCAGAGCTACAAGCGCGACTCGGCGCTGAGGCCCTTCCCGGGCCGCTACGCCGGCGGCGACAGCAAGGACTTCGAGGGGCTGGTGAGTGccagcggccccggcccggcgggttGTATCCGGACCGGGAGCACGGCGTTCTGCCCCcggagggagaaaacagcctcgCGAAAGGGCTGGGTGGAGGGAGGAGCCCCGGCCGAACCTGGCTGGGCCGCTGGGGGAGAAGCGGGCGAGGGGGCCCTCGGGGtgagggcggcggcggctcggggtGAGGGATAAAGCGGGATAAATTGTTTATGCGCTCGGGGAATCCAGGTTTTCAAAGTACGTTTGGGATTCCGGCCGATAAACCCGCCCTTGGAAACGTCCGAATGCAGTAGTGAGGTACGAAGACTTCGAAGAGCTTGCCCTGTGTGAAatccaaattaattttgaaggGTTTGTATAAACACCCCCTGTGTTTATGCCACTGCAGATGCCGCATTGTGACggcttgttttctttcaggagcTTGTTTGATTATTCTTGCGTGCACCTTACAGATATTGCtggtaaatataaatattttataacttgcctgttgtttgtttttaggaCAAGTGACAAACTTTCCCACAAACTGGATTACAAATGTTTATATCTCAGAACAGAAACTGCCTTTCAGTTTACAGCCTATTAGGgtgaaatattgttttgttttcactagaGGTCTCTGTTTAATCGTAATGAGAAGAAGGAGCTTGCACTAAACGCCTGTTTTGTTAGCTTGCAGACACCAACGCTCTACCAAGCCTGAAAGAACTTCTGGAGTCTGTtccaaacacagagaaaaggacctgggattTGTTCAGTTGGATTTTATCATCTAAGGTCTTCATGATACAAAGTACTAAGAAACATGAGGTAAGTTTTGAGTTCTGAAAGCCTTGGTTagaatttgttttttaaggcaACCTTGCACCTCAGAGTGTATTTCCTCCTGCCAGAAGTTAGCTGGTTATTGCAAGAGCTTGGCATTTCAATGTGAATGCACTTTTTTCTGTATatagagaggggttttttttaaacaaaattttcagGAACTGCTTTGCAGTGTACAACCTATCAGGGTGGAATATtgttttgctttcacttggaaGAAATAGTTATCACTGTCACTAGTTGACGATGGGCAGTGATTGGGGTTGGTTACTCCCATTAACGTAGCATCTGCCTGCGTGTCCTAGACCAAGGTAGTCCAACTCAGGTGTACTGGAGCTAGGTCTTGCTTCTCACTGAGAAAGACATACTGTGTACTACCCCAAAAATGGAGAGACTGAGAGCCATTGAGGAACTTCTGTAACAGGGATCAAAATAGTTGTAGAGATTAGTAGCAAGATGAAAACGACTTCTCTTTtcgcattttttcctcttccaacaTCAGCTGATGAATATGTCGTCTTAGCCGAAGTGGCACGGTAGAATTGTGATATTGCCCTTATATCATCAATTAATTCATAATCACAATtcaagttttttggttttgtttttttttttctggaaagaagaaTTAGGATTTAGCTTTGCTAGCAAGAAACTGTCAGAATTCTCACTGTACATTTACTCCTGAACTGTGACAGTGTTGAATTCTAACGCAAAAAGCTTAATCAAAATACATAAAGCAATGTGAAAGACTAAGGGACAGTAAGCAAAATTTCCAGTGAGTAATCTAACTCCATAAACCAACACTTATATTCCTTCCTGTTTTTAAGTACGAGAAGATCCAAGAACTCACAGGGATGTCtggggctgctgttcctgctccGGACTACCTCTTTGAGATCGTGTACTCCGATCAAATGAATACCAAGTTTGCTGAGACCAAGGGAGAGCGGGACCTCATCTACGCCTTCCACGGGAGCCGCCTGGAGAACTTCCATTCCATACTGCACAGCGGCCTGCACTGCCACTTGAACAGGGTGAGGCTCCTGCTATTGGCACCGTCTTCTGTTGGTCGTTTGCAACTAGTGacgctttttaaaaataggcccAAACTCCTTTAGGGGTATGAAATGTGCTGATGACCTTACACTGCTGTTTTCACTTCAGCGTAGGCCTTTGTGGAGGGTGGTGTTGGATTTTCTAGTGCAGCCTGAGGGTAAAAACTGGAAGGAGCACAAAACCCTTTTCTCCAATGTGGCGAATGACGGCTATCCTTTGCTTCTTTGTAAGGAAGTGTAATGCCTCCGAAAGTACCAGCCTGTCTGACAGCTTACAGCTGCAAAGTACCAGtgcacagaggaggaggataGTGACCCAGGCAATGTAGAGATTGTCTCTTTCTGCCTGGACTCAACTTTAGATGAACTAAATTGTAGGTAGTACTTGCAAATGGAGCCTTCTTTAAGTGGCCTGGCTGAGGGAGACATCATATAGGATTTGCATCTCTCTCGATTTCAACAGAAAGGCAGTTGGGACTGAGGGCTTGTTGTGCCATCTGTAAAGCAGCTTTGCCACAACAGCTGCTTAACCTCCCAGTCAACCTGGACCATGTTTTTCTCCCGCATTCTTTATGAGTAATGGCTTATCAGATAGAATGGACTCACTGGATTAATAGTTTTAGCCAGTGTGACAAATCCTCTGATTCAAAGTTATTAAAACAGTTATATTTGAAAGGAATTCAGGGTTGAAAAGTACTTCCCTCTTTTCTAGTGAAGCATGGATGCGAGTAAAGCCTTGTCTTGTTTGTGGAGGTTGGATTATTTGAATGATGGCAGTCTCAATAAATCAGTGAAATGCCTCTAACAGCGGTGCAGTCATGTTGATACAAAATACTTTTGCTGGCAAACTAAATCGAAATCCGGTAAAGCATGAATCTGTCCACACCAAGGGCTGTGCCAAGCAGCTAATGTGAGGGATGGGAGAGGGCCACTGCCCCACCCTGAGGAAGTCGTGCCAGGACAAAAACAGTGCATGGACCAGGCCCAGCACAGGtcagaaaagccttttttaattTACTTCCAGAAGCAGAACGGCCAGTCTGAAAGTAAAGAACACTCGTGTGTTGTTTATAGTTTGCACTAGAGGATTTTAGGATATGTTTCTGCTCCGTTTCAGACGTCTCTGTTTGGTGAAGGTACCTATCTTACCAGTGACCTGAGCCTGGCTCTCCTTTACAGCCCTCACGGTCTTGGTTGGCAGCGAAGTACGCTGGGCTCTATCCTTAGCTGCGTAGCTGTTTGCGAGATCATTGACCACCCAGATGTAAAGTATCAGGTGAAAAAGAAAGGTGAGTCTATTGCAGTAATAACTACGTGTGGTTCATCTCTTAGCACGTCTCATATTGCAGCTTTGTGCATGCATGCTATTGTGTAAATAGATCAGTATATGGAGTATGGATACCCTTCAGCAGAAACTGGCTGCAGACTCCTCTTCCAATTGACTCCTTTTACGATTGACTGCTCAACAAATGCATAACAGCCTCATTGTCTGTGAAGCTTCTCTTAAAGTAGTATATTTAAGGGGTAGAAAATATTTCGGTGGCatcatttgtttttccttgtttcagtAGTATGATAAAGTGATGTTCCATAGTGCCTGATCGTTTCACCTGCGATGGTGGAACAGAAGCATCATGAATCCATCAATAATGAGCTTTATTAAATGTCTGGGAAGCCTCTGCTCAGATTGTCCTTCTCCTTTGACTGCTTCCTGCTTGCAGGGCTCAGTCAGTCCTTCGATGttgttttgctttccctgttaACATTAGCAGCTCCTCAAGCTCTATGTGGGAGACCTGCCCCCTTATCACCCTGGTCTGGGCCATAATGCCATCCATACCAAGCATGACTAGGAGTGGTATAGCCTCAAGCAAACTTTTCGGTCTATTCTTGGATGCTAAGGGATTCGGGGGACTTCCAAGACTAGGTCTTCGGTTATCTCATTCCCGCTTTtgtgggtgtgtttgtgtgtgggttgtttgtttgctttttttacagTCACTTGAAGTTGtgcatctttttctgcttttctattcCCCCAAAGACCTCTTCTGTCCTCTTCCCATTCAGATTCAGAAGAAATagacagaaaaagagcaagagtGAAAAACAGCGAAGGGGGTGATGTACCACAGAAATACTTCGTTGTCACAAACAATCAGCTTTTACGAGTTAAATACTTGCTGGTATATTCACAGAAACAGCATAGGAGGTAAGAGTTCAGCTGTCTAGAGCGATGAGTGTGCTCTAGCAGCCAGATAACACACATCTcatttttgaaaaacaacagaaaacaagcaagatATGCTGCACTGCCAGAATTTGGTTTTAGCCTGTTTCCTGTGGAAATAGCTTACACCATCATGTTGCCTCTGTCTCACTCTTTGACACTCCCAGGCTCAGcgaaatttgctttttcaccAGACCTGTAAGCACTTAGTGTGTTTGAGAGCTCTAATAATCTGTTTGTGGCAGGAAACAGAGAGTGAAACTTTGATGAGCGCAGCTCTTAAAACGAGAGTGGTTTTAACTCTGCCCTTATCTATCCTAAGTGGCAGCATTCACCCAGCTGATCAACATGTGGGTACAGGCCAGGCAGTTACAGCTCCAAACCACAGAGAAAGGCGTGAacatggggagaaaaaacaggaTTGTGCACGAGGCTTagggaaaagggatggggaaTCGGGCTCTGTTAGTTACAGGGAACAGCTCTCTGGTGGTATTGCATTAGCTTAaccatttaaaataacaaaacctaaGATGCTCTCTGCCAATGTGTTTGTGCATATCTGACAGACTTCATACGCTTTTCCCTTTTCAGGCCTTCTAGGCAATCTTCCTGGTTTTACACGCACCGTTTTGCCGTAATGATGCTGCTGTACCTACTGCTGCTAATCATGATAGGGGCCAGCAAATCGCCAACCTTCGTCTACTACTGGCACAGAATGTTTGACTCGAAGAGATGAATTGCCTGAGATGATAAACTTATTTTCACCACGTGCCTTAATAATAGCCAATCTGTAATGCACTGCATCTGTTCCAGAGTGCTGGAAGTAAAGGTGCCTGGAGCTTTCCAGTTCTGTCTCCAATATATTATCCTCATGGCGTCTTTCcatttattcttatttctgtgtttctgtgattcatGAGGATGCCCAGTACAGCTGAAAAGGATCACAATGGTGCAGCTTAGCATGAATCACTTGTTAAGGGTCCATGGGAAAAAGTTATTTATAGTTAATGAAAACTAAGCGTGGAAACGTTCACGTGTAACTGTTTTCTGCCAAACTGAGGTGGTAATATTTGCACAAGCTGGGAAGGAGGATTTTTCCTTATGTCAGCAGAGCAACCTGAAGGGAGCCTTACCAGTTTGTTTGCAGAAACTGAATTTAGCGATGTTTAGCATGCATCAGTGCAGATGGGGTCACCGTTAAAACTAACTTTGGGCAGGAATTTTTATATTTGAGCATAACGATTgtaagaaaacaacaagaaataaaacaataaccAAAATGGAAGAAGTTAAATGGTTTCTAGTatgtttcccccccgccccggccccgtaAAACACCTACAAGGTTTGTGCTCCCAGGCACGAGTGTGCAGATCAGAGTCAGGCCCTCCAGCATCAATACTGCACGAGGATTATTCCTATCAAACTGCCTTCCACTTGTATTTCCTGCGCCAAGAGGAGGGAGGGTGAAGGGTTCCGCTTGTGCTGCCACCTGACAGACTTTTCGGGGTTGGGGCTGCCTGGGGTTTGGGGTCTGGTTCAACATTTCTGCCTGTGTTGAATTGTTTTCAGCCTCCCTTACTGAACAAATGGACTAACCAGCAGTAACGTGCTGACCGTTTCCCGAAACACTCGTTTGAAATGGTAGGGGTTGAACCTGGCAGGGTTGTGTTTTACGTCTGTGAACATTTGTAGCACAGTTAACTTCATGTAGACTTCACCGAGGCCTCCAGGTGACAACTTGTGCGCGGTACTACGTATTGGTGAGACGGACCGTCCACACTAACTCCTCACAAAGGGGTTGAGTGTTCTGTGGTCAGAATTATGCCAGTTACGCCATTTGTGAAGTGCTTTGGCTTCATGCCGGCGTGTAAAACCTCGGTATCTCTCAGATTCATCCTTTTTTAACCCTGAAGAAGGGCATTTTGGGGCTTTGTTTGAAAACGCACACATATAGGTATGCGCAGGTCAGTCGTGCAACAGAAGCAGGGCAATGCTCTCCCCCTCCTGGCCAAGTCCTTTGCTGTTGGTACAAAGCAACCCACAACTACCCGAAACTGAAAAAGGAGCAAAGGACCGTCCTCTGGTTAGTGACCGGGTGTGGGATACGCTGGAAGAAGAGCCCGGGGATTTGAGGCAAAGAAAAGCCAGATACGTGCCACCGCTCAAGCTTGCGGCCCGGCTTTTAGTAGTAGACTTGATAAACGCAGGTTTTCATTGCACGGTGAACCCTAAGCGcgcacacacccccaaaaaatcTCATCATCATATTTCCAGCAAATGAGTCTATAATTACTACTTTActcattaaatatttcaaagaaaatctcttctttctctggTGTTGTTCTGGCACCTAATTGCCAGAAGTAATGACCTGGTAATCAGGGTTTTCGAACTCAAAGCTGAGAATAAGTTCGTTTACAGCATCCCTTCTTGGGGGATGGAGCTAGAAGCGTTTATTCCAGTTAATTTTGCTGCCAGAACAAATTTATTTATTCACCATACAGCTTGCAAAACAAGAACATTATAATCCAATTCCCCGTTGCCTTTTACAGTCCATTAATAATGCTCACGTCGCGTCGCCTCAGCCCAAGAAATGTACGTGCTAATTATAGCGCTGATTTGCAATTAAAACATACATAAACTAACAATTTACCGCACAACAGATACGACTACTTTATAGTAGCTTACTCCTTGATATTCCAACCGCAGAAACTTGGGGGTTGAGGCATGCATGGGGTTCCTGGGAATATTTGCCCATTTTTGGTCTGCCTCAGCGTGTTATATATAAAATTGTGCCCTATAGATGTCCGTTTAGGGGAGGTAAAGTGCCAGCCAGAAAATTAAGAGGTATTTGATACTACCTAAAGGGTGTTGCATTGTTAAAAGGCTTTTACTTCTGCAAACGAAACATCTTTAGGAACAGATGGGCTGTGGGGGCCctttggaagaggaggatgggCAGCATTTGGGGGATGGATGGTGTTTGCGTCGCGGGGAAAGGCACAAACCCGGGCGCCCGCGAGTCAGATGAAAGGAGCAGATGGGGCGGGTTTTGAGGCTCTTCTGGGGGTTTCTCTTTGCATAGGAAAGTTtccaaggaggaaggaaaaggaatgaaCGCGTAGCGGCTATTCAGCACTATCTCCTAATGTCTGCctgggtttttgtttggctttaagCCCCTGGGCTGAGCTTTCTTCCCAAGCGTGGGGCAACAGCATCCATGCAGGGAGCACGTTCCCAAGCTGACCTCCTGCACCAGGTGCTCCAGGCTGCATCCCCAGAGAGAAAAGTGCTGCGGGGGCGCTCAGGGCGGACACACCATCCAGCACTGCAACTCAATCAGCAggtatcaaagggaaaaaaaaaaaaaaaaaaaaaaaaaaaaaaggctttttctgctttgagcGGTTTAAATAGACCTGCACGAagaggtggctgcaggcaggagctgagtCCTCACGGACTCCTCTCGAGTGCCCCTTCCCTCGCGCTCCCGGGcctgcagggatgctgggcaCAGCCTCCTCGGCACTTCAGCTCCACGGCTCCGGAGCCGGGTAATGCCGCCCTCAAAGGCAAcgggaaaaataaatacatttaaggtGCTCTGATTCCGCCTTAGCGGGCCAGCAAAATACTTAATATCCTACTCCCAGGCTTGTTTTCTTGTGCTCCCTGCGGATTTCGGCATGTGTTTCCCAACGTGGCGAGATGCAGTCAGCTGAATTAATGCGAGCATTGTGCCGAGCCACTAACGGTATTATGAATTAACCCAAGGTTGGCGTTAACCCCTTAAGCCACTTGCGTGGCTCTTTGAACACGCACAGGACTATAAAAAATGCTAATGGGGAATGAATCAGAATTTCCTCCCGAACAAAGGGCCGCTGTGCCTGCAGCGGGCAGCCCGGGGCAAGGTCGGGGAGTTGTAAACTATAGAGCTACCTGTGCTTATTAATATGGTCGTTACATTACTGCGGGGAACATTGAGGAACTGTTACGAGTCAGACAAATGTGAACCTGCGGTAAGTGTAAGGAGAAGTGTGGCAGCTGGTGTTTTTCAGGGGGAACAGGCAGATTTTGGGGAAGTGGGAGAATTTTCCTCCCATAAGGGGAAATAGATACtgtagaagtatttttttttaatctctctatATAAATACGTATATACAGAGAGATCTCAGGAGCCAGCTGAGGAGCAGGGCAGGTGCTGTTGGAGACCAGGGCTTTGAGGCAACGTGGGGAGACGGAACCATGGCAGAAAGCGGGATCATCCCCGGGGCAGGGAGGAGCGCGATGCAAAAATCTTCTGCTCTCTAAAGCATGAACGGATTTAAGAAATGCAGAACCAGAAATGCAGGGACGTTCCAACCAGGGCTGGGCTTTGGTCCACCTCATCCCCAGCGACTTGGGAAAGGGCTGTCCCATCTCCCC
The sequence above is drawn from the Rissa tridactyla isolate bRisTri1 chromosome 9, bRisTri1.patW.cur.20221130, whole genome shotgun sequence genome and encodes:
- the PARP16 gene encoding protein mono-ADP-ribosyltransferase PARP16; its protein translation is MPPPGPGEAAARVREAAGRDPLAADLRCSLFAAALQSYKRDSALRPFPGRYAGGDSKDFEGLLADTNALPSLKELLESVPNTEKRTWDLFSWILSSKVFMIQSTKKHEYEKIQELTGMSGAAVPAPDYLFEIVYSDQMNTKFAETKGERDLIYAFHGSRLENFHSILHSGLHCHLNRTSLFGEGTYLTSDLSLALLYSPHGLGWQRSTLGSILSCVAVCEIIDHPDVKYQVKKKDSEEIDRKRARVKNSEGGDVPQKYFVVTNNQLLRVKYLLVYSQKQHRRPSRQSSWFYTHRFAVMMLLYLLLLIMIGASKSPTFVYYWHRMFDSKR